TGTACGGTTGCTGTACCGATATCCGGTGGACCCGCAGAACGGTCGCGGTTGCGCCGGAGATGACCTACAACAGTCCGTATTGTGGCAAGTCCGGTTCGACTCCGGACGAGCGCGTATGAGTTCCGACGGTGCCTACAGACACCATTCGCTGCCGATTGACGTCACACCAGTCCAACTCGAGCGAGCGCTCTGGGTGCTCGTCGCCATTTCGCTGGTCGGCGATGTCGTGACGACGTTCATCGGCTTGCACCTGGGGCTGGCCGAATCGAACCCGATTGCGCGCGGCGCAATCGAGGGCTACGGGCTCGCGGGTATGCTTGTCCTGAAGGCGTTCGCAATCGGCGTTGGGCTGGTCTGTCGCCCACTGCTGCCTCGAGCGTACCGGCCAATCGTCCCCGCCGGCCTCGCGCTCCCATGGCTCCTCGCCGTATTCATCAATATGTACATGA
The Natronolimnobius baerhuensis DNA segment above includes these coding regions:
- a CDS encoding DUF5658 family protein; this encodes MSSDGAYRHHSLPIDVTPVQLERALWVLVAISLVGDVVTTFIGLHLGLAESNPIARGAIEGYGLAGMLVLKAFAIGVGLVCRPLLPRAYRPIVPAGLALPWLLAVFINMYMISLVI